A single window of Pseudomonadota bacterium DNA harbors:
- a CDS encoding DUF4263 domain-containing protein, whose translation MNWERTYEIEQSPEEPLSWIQYEQLVTAEWTALLNRNSPPSEQEIQAFLEIHPSLVPGAFGFVGGESGHYPRLCGLITQPSLPSYDRRVPDFMWIAQSSDTEEPVLIEIEAPSKRWFTRNGRPTAALTQALHQITDWKVWFDAPRNVEAFKAFYGLDQGWHARRLRPSYLLIYGRRAEANADPSRIPQRGHLFPENVFGRTFDRLQPNPKADDLVCLKAVNSGSFQVVSVPPTLRWRPMLARERGLSGGWDAAILSNPHISERRKEFLIRRREYWSEWVRRDERGVINSSDKE comes from the coding sequence TTGAATTGGGAACGGACATATGAAATCGAACAGTCCCCCGAAGAACCCTTGTCCTGGATACAGTACGAGCAACTTGTTACGGCGGAATGGACAGCTTTGCTCAACCGCAATTCTCCCCCATCCGAACAAGAGATACAGGCTTTCCTTGAAATCCATCCGTCGCTGGTGCCCGGTGCGTTTGGCTTTGTTGGTGGTGAAAGCGGTCACTATCCTCGATTATGCGGACTTATCACACAGCCGTCCTTACCGTCTTATGATCGGCGGGTACCTGACTTCATGTGGATAGCTCAGAGTAGCGATACCGAAGAGCCAGTTCTTATCGAAATTGAAGCTCCGTCCAAACGCTGGTTCACAAGAAATGGCAGACCTACTGCGGCATTGACACAGGCTCTGCACCAGATTACAGACTGGAAAGTTTGGTTTGATGCTCCAAGGAATGTCGAGGCATTCAAGGCTTTCTACGGCCTCGACCAGGGTTGGCATGCACGTCGTTTGCGGCCGTCCTACTTACTTATATACGGCCGTCGAGCGGAGGCGAATGCCGATCCCAGCCGCATTCCGCAGCGCGGGCATTTGTTTCCTGAAAATGTCTTTGGCAGGACCTTTGACCGCCTTCAGCCGAACCCGAAAGCCGACGACCTTGTTTGTCTAAAAGCCGTCAATTCTGGAAGTTTTCAGGTTGTCTCTGTACCTCCGACATTGAGGTGGAGGCCGATGCTCGCTCGTGAACGAGGACTTAGTGGCGGTTGGGATGCAGCCATTCTCTCAAATCCGCATATCTCAGAAAGACGAAAGGAATTTCTTATTCGCCGCCGGGAGTATTGGAGTGAGTGGGTACGTCGTGACGAAAGAGGTGTTATAAACAGCAGTGACAAGGAATGA